The genomic stretch atgcaccaccacgcccggctattttgtattttagtagagacggggtttcaccatgttgggcaggctggtctcgaactcctgacctcaggtgatccgccctcctcagcctctcaaagtgctgggattacaggcgtgagccaccgcgcccggcctttttctttcttctttttgagatggagtcttgctatggtgcccaagctagtcatccaggatggagcacaggggcacgatctcagtgcactgcaaactccacatcccgggttcaagtgattctcccacctcagcctcccaagtagctgggattacaggcacacgccaccacgcccagttaatttttgtatgtctaatggagacagggtttcatcatgttggccaggttggtctcaagctcctgacctcaagtgatccgcccgccttggcctcccaaagtgccgggattacaggcatgagccaccggccgTAAACCATGATTTTATTTACCAGTTCTATTGCTCCATGGGCATTTGGGTATGAATGTGGTATGTCATTCTCACCCAGAgacataattattattactattttagagaagtggtcttgctctgttgcccagactggagtgcagtgctgtgatcataagTCACTGTAGcttcgaactcccgggctcaagcaattctctcacgtcagcctccttagtagctgggactacaagtgcttgTCCACACCATGCCTAGCAAGAGGCATtatttttgtcatgtttgcatcAGCCACCCTTGCATGCAAAACTCTGCTTGTCTACCTGTTCCTCAGACCACAGCCCCTGGCATTATCCCTGGGGCACCACCTCCTGACCAGTCTCTGGACATGAAGAGGGAGGCCCTGTTGGAAGTGGGAAGgctcccttcctcctccagccCTTACTGTCTGCTCAGGGGCTTCCTCTTGGCCCCGGATGTGGGACCGGAGGGTTGGGGGCCCAGGGACTTATTAGCCAAGACAGGAAGCCCCACCCCAAGAGGCCTCAAAGAAAGAGCTGCGGTGCAGGAATTCGTGTGCCGGATTTGGTTAGCTGAGCCCACCGAGAGGGTAAGTGACAGCTGCTCCTGTGCTTGCCATGGCACCAGCGGGGAGGCTGGGGTCAAGGCTGAGCCTCCATCCCTGTCCCCAACATGGGGGGACAGGGGTCCAGGTCCAGGGGCAGATCCTACTCCCTCCATGGGCCGGATCTTCCCCACATGGGCAGGGCTGACCCAGCTGTGGGTCTCTTGGTTCCCTCTTTCAGCGCCTGCAGGATGAAAGctctctgtctcctcctcctccctgtcctGGGGCTGTTGGTGTCTAGCAAGACCCTGTGCTCCATGGAAGAAGCCATCAATGAGAGGATCCTGGAGGTCGCCGGCTCCCTAAGTGAGGACCCCCCACTTGGGCAAGCTCCCCAAGGGTCTCAGAGACCTCACTGATCCCTGGCACAGACCTGACTCCAACCTAGCCCCAGCGCTCACCAAATCTCATCCTCAAATCCAACCAGATCATAAATTCAACCCCAACTCCACTCCCAACCCCTCCGACTGTCCCCACCTTATCCACAGCTCCAAACCCAATCCCCGCTCTCACTCCAAACCTTCCCTTACTCCAAAACACCCAACTCAAGACAGGGTCCTGGAGGCCAGTGAGCTCCTATGCCCACAGGGACCTAGCTCCAAACCAACAGGGCGAACGTAAcgggaggatgggggagggacCGTTTGGTCTCACAGCTCCCCCTGTCTCCTTTCCTCCTGCCCCCCAGTATTTAGGGCAATAAGGAGCATTGGCCTGGAGTGCCAGAGCGTCACCTCCAGGGGGGACCTGGCTACTTGCCCCCGAGGTGAGTGCAGGAGACTGTTGTCCAGGCGCCCATTTCTGTTCCAAGTCCCCTGGGAATGCCCCCTCCCCGCCACGTTCCCCATGTCCAGCCTCTACTCCCCTAGGATCTTGGTCCTGACTCCCAGCCTTCTCCGCCCACCATCTGGACACTGGTGTCCACCCTCACTCCCTGCCTCCAGTGCCCATTCAGTGGTTGGAGCCTCCAGCCGTCCCCGTCCCCACTcccgcccccccaaccccccaccccgcgctccccacccccctcccgctcccaccctcagcctcccagctcagAGTCCACGCTCCTCTGTTCCGGGCTGCAGGCTTCGCCGTCACCGGCTGCACTTGTGGCTCCGCCTGTGGCTCGTGGGATGTGCGCGCCGAGACCACATGTCACTGCCAGTGCGCGGGCATGGACTGGACCGGAGCGCGCTGCTGTCGTGTGCAGCCCTGAGGTCGCGCGCAGCGCGTGCACAGCGCGGGCGGAGGCGGCTCCAGGTCCGGAGGGGTTGCGGGGGAGCTGGAAATAAACCTggagataatgatgatgatgatggagcgGATCTAAGCCCTGCGTGGTTTCTTTATTAGGCCCGGAGGGACTGATCTAGCGTCTCCAAGAGAGTGGGGCGCGTAGCTGCTGGAGGGAGCGGGGACACCGCGACTTTCTACTGCCCCATCCCCCTTCCTCCTATGGGGTCTCCAACTGCTTCCTCCGAAAATAGGGCCTGAACTTCCTCTAGTGACGTCCCCACCCAAGGCTCATGGCTGCCTTCAAGAGGTGACGTCTCATCTTTGAGGCTACCTTGACGCTCACCCTGGGGTCTCCCACCTCCCTAGGAAGTGGCTGGGTCCTTTTCCCCCAGTCCTCATAATGAGGCTTCATCGAGGACCTGGGTCAGTCTGGGCAGTGGACGGGACCCTCCAGGGCCCCAAGACTCCAGGAGCCCCAGGTCAGGGTGGAACCTTGAATCATGTCTCAGCCCAGAGCTGGAACCTGTACCCCTCACTTCCTACCTGCAAGGAGGAATCCCCAAGGCACAGGCAAAGTTGGGTTACGGACAGTCAGGGACGCCTACCTGACGTCACGCATCATCACAAGCTCACGTTTTCACACAGGCAAGTGCAGTTGTGAGTAGTTAGTTACAACCAGATACACGCAGGGTGCTTACCCCTTCCTGGATACTAGATTATGAAAACACAGAGCAGGGGACTTGTCTGCTCCTAGATCCCCCCAGGGTTTCGttacttcccttcccttcccctcccctcccctcccctcttctcctttctttctttcttttttttttttttttttgagacagggtctcgctctgttgcccaggttggagtgcagtggtgcaatctcggctcaccgcaacctctgcctcctgggttcaagcgattctcctgcctcagcctcccacgtagctgggactacaggcgctcgccaccatacctggctaatttttgtatttttagtagagaaggagtttcaccatgttggctaggttggtcctgagctcctggcctcaagcaattcacccacctcagcctcccaaagtgctgggattacaggcatgaaccaccgtgcctggcctattttttaatttttatttttgagacaaggtctcactctggcgcccaggctggagtgcagtggcacaatctcggctcactgcaacctctgcctcctgggttcaagcgatattcctgcctcagcctcccaagtagctgagattacaggtgcccaccaccatgcccagctaatttgtatttttagtagagagcgggtttcaccatgttggccaggctagtctcaaactcctgacctcaggtgatccacccacctcggccttccaaagtgctgggattacaggcatgagccactgcacccagcgccCCCAGGGTTTAGAATAGAGCATGGTACACAgtagatgttcagtaaatgtCTGTTGATCAGTAGCCACATGTGCACTTAGATACAGCACTGATGTGCACAtactgcacatgcacacacagctaTACACAGCCACGTGCACACACAGAGTACACAACCCACCTACCACGGCCACACGGAGACACCACATCCACAGACACACCCATGTGCCCCCAGACACTCTTGGACACAGAAAGGCACCACCCCCCCAGCCAATGCACGGAGAATCGCAGATTTGACTATGGTGGGCAGAGATGATGCaggaacacaaacacacacatgctccAGGCAGACTCTTGCGTTTCTGACTCAAGTCCCCACTGCACCTGGATAAGTATCTGATACCCTAGTGCAGcgatccccaacctttttggcaccagagactgttttcatggaagacaattggTGTGTGTATGGGGTAGGGGGGGAGCAGGGATGGTTTctggatgattcaagcacattacatttattattcactttatttttattattatgacattgtaatatagaataaaataattctacaactcaccataatgtggaatcggtgggagccctgagcttgtgttcctgcaactagacggtcccagctgggggtgatgggagacagcgaCAGATTACCAGGCATTTGATTCTCATAAGAAGTGAGAAAGCTACATCCCTCaaatgcgcagttcacaataggattctTGCTCctacgagaatctaatgctgctgctggtctgacaggaggtggagctcaggtggtgatGCGaatgatggggagtggctgtaaatacagatgaagcttctctcgctcacccaccactcacctcctgctgtgtggccccgtTCCCAAAGCCTGGTGGCTGGGGACCCCTGTTCTAGTGGGCgaaagcctcagcctcccctgcccCAGCTCCCTGGGGCACAAATTCAGGTGATTCAGGGTCCAGTTCTACAGGAAGCCTGACCCAGGAGTCTTGCCATCCAGTCCCTGATTTCCCACCACAGACTTCAGAATTCCTAGCACCTAGTCTTGAAAGGGATCCCAGACTCAAATGTCACACCTGGACAACAGATGATAGAGTGAGGTTCTGTTTTTCAGGATGTTTTGGACTCTCCTCCCACTGCCACCCACCCCCTGTGATGGTCCCAGCCCCCTGTCTGATGCTGGTGGCCATGAGCAGAGATTACAACCACTTCTGGTGCCAGGGACCCCACCCAGACTCCAGCCCAGGGATTCCCTTCCCAGACCCTCTCTCCTGACTCCACAGTGGTCATGGGGGTAGGGCAGGACCACTGAGTTAGAAGCATGGCCAGGGCCAGAGAGGGTGAGTCTAGTGCCTTGTGTGTGTCCCTGCCCCttactgctgtgtgtgtgtgttgggggccgGGATGCTCCATTGTCCCCAGAACTATTTGTCTCCACCCCCATCCAATAGTCCTGTATCTGAACCCTAAGAGGGCTCTCTTCAGGTTCCTCAATTCCAACATagacattctcctgccccagagtGCAGACTTAGAGGTCATATCTGCCCAGGTGATGTGGACAGGCAAACCCCCTATtagagcctcaatttcctcaataGCTAATGCCTAGATCCCCTGTGGTAGGCAAGATatcatcctccctcctccctcctccctcctccctccctccttcctcctcctcctcctcctcctccttcttcttcttcctttttgagatggagtctcactctgttgtccaggctggagtgcagtggcacgatctcagctcactgcaacctccacctccaggttcaagtgattctcctgcttcagcctcctgagtagttgggattgcaggtgcccgccaccactcctggctaatttttgtatttttagtagacacggggatttcgccattttggccaggctggtctcaaattcctgaccttaagtgattcacctgcctcggccttccaaagtgctgggattacaggcatgggccacagaGACCAGCCAAGGCAAGATTCTTCTGCTTGCAAGTACAACAGACCCCACTTCAAACTAGCTTGGGCAAAACTAAAAGGAAGTTTCTTATTTGTGTAACTCACAAGCCCAGGGTTAGAACAACAGGTTCAGGTATGGCTTGGAACCAGGGTCTCAAATGATGTCTCCAGGAGCCAGACTTCCTCTCGGGTCTGATTTTCTCAGCACTGCCTTCGCTCTCAAGTAGATTCTTCCCTGTCACAGCTCCCATTACATCCTCCCATTGTGGCAGCCCTAGTGAGGGCTggaaaaaaaagggaatgctttttTCCCCTGGTTAAACCAATAAAAATCCCAGACCAGCGTTTCATTGGCTGGATCTTGCTCAAATGCCCGCCTCTCTGCCCAATCTTAGACTCTGGTTGGCTGGGTCTGGATCATTTGTCCACTGTAAACCAATCCCTAGCTTATGGTTTGCTGGACCTagcacacattttctttcttaaaagaaaattgagaatGTTACCCTATGAAAGGGACGGGTGCTGGTCAGGCAGCTTTGCAGATGTTTCCCACATGGCATGATTGCTTGTGGGCCTCTGGTTTAGCGTGACCTTTTTCTCAAAGGAAGTCCAGAGCCTGGAGCCAGGTCTCAGCCCCACCCAAGCCCGGGAAATGTGCAACGCTGTGGCTCCACCCCCTGTGCCTGTCCATCAAGGCAGAGCCCACATCCAATTGGTCCGTCTGCTCCATTAGAAGGCGGTCCTATAGCTCAGTAACTGACTTCTTTCTAGGACCAAATAGAGGAGCTGGCATGAAGTCATTATCAAATTGATCTTTCTTGGAGACACAGGATTTGGCAATATTTTAGGAAACAGAACATCATCCTCACCAGATCTCGACGCTCATTTCTCAACATTCAAGTTGTCTGAAATTTAACCACATATTTTTAACCAAAACATCATCACTTTTTGCACATAAGACAGTCTtatacttgttttttcttttttcttttcttcttcttttttttttttttttgacggagttttgctcttgttgcccaggctggagtg from Pan paniscus chromosome 20, NHGRI_mPanPan1-v2.0_pri, whole genome shotgun sequence encodes the following:
- the RETN gene encoding resistin, which encodes MKALCLLLLPVLGLLVSSKTLCSMEEAINERILEVAGSLIFRAIRSIGLECQSVTSRGDLATCPRGFAVTGCTCGSACGSWDVRAETTCHCQCAGMDWTGARCCRVQP